A genomic window from Streptomyces brevispora includes:
- a CDS encoding HpcH/HpaI aldolase/citrate lyase family protein — protein sequence MKPMRSVLFVPGHRGTWVEKALAAGADGVILDLEDSVPADLKDEARTEVARSIARLHEAGSLAGVYVRVNALDTGIAGDDIAAVVVPGLRGLSLPKTYGAEDIVRFDALVTHFELKNGVEPGSVEFICNLETAEAYANCEAMATASPRVATLFAGTARDADVSRSIGFQFTPEGLETLYLRSRAVLAARAAGLEFPLVGVWQDLSDPDGARRFSEQNRELGFRGQVLIHPSHIAVANEVFSPSTFEVEFYEGMITAFEKAEAAGAAAVLYEGMHVDYAHIKTAREVLAYSRLLAERTDAAAS from the coding sequence ATGAAGCCGATGCGCTCCGTTCTCTTCGTGCCCGGCCACCGCGGCACCTGGGTGGAGAAGGCCCTGGCCGCCGGTGCTGACGGGGTGATCCTGGACCTGGAGGACTCGGTCCCGGCCGACCTCAAGGACGAGGCCCGGACCGAAGTCGCCCGCTCGATCGCCCGCCTGCACGAGGCCGGCTCCCTGGCCGGCGTGTACGTACGGGTCAACGCCCTGGACACCGGCATCGCCGGCGACGACATCGCTGCGGTGGTCGTGCCCGGCCTGCGCGGGCTGAGCCTGCCCAAGACCTACGGGGCCGAGGACATCGTCCGGTTCGACGCCCTGGTGACCCACTTCGAGCTGAAGAACGGCGTCGAGCCCGGCTCGGTGGAGTTCATCTGCAACCTCGAGACCGCCGAGGCGTACGCGAACTGCGAGGCGATGGCCACGGCTTCCCCGCGGGTGGCGACCCTGTTCGCCGGCACCGCCCGGGACGCGGATGTGTCCCGTTCCATCGGCTTCCAGTTCACCCCCGAGGGCCTGGAAACGCTGTACCTGCGCAGCCGCGCCGTCCTGGCGGCCCGCGCCGCCGGCCTGGAATTCCCGCTCGTCGGCGTGTGGCAGGACCTCTCGGACCCGGACGGGGCCCGCCGCTTCTCCGAGCAGAACCGTGAACTGGGCTTCCGCGGCCAGGTCCTCATCCACCCCTCGCACATCGCGGTGGCCAACGAGGTCTTCAGCCCCTCCACGTTCGAGGTCGAGTTCTACGAGGGCATGATCACCGCCTTCGAGAAGGCAGAAGCCGCCGGCGCCGCAGCCGTGCTCTACGAGGGCATGCACGTCGACTACGCCCACATCAAGACCGCGCGCGAGGTGCTCGCCTACAGCCGCCTCCTCGCTGAGCGCACCGACGCCGCAGCCAGCTGA
- a CDS encoding MFS transporter produces MAAAPRTTALVVLPGLASAVIAMVGPLPGALVFAIREDFAFSASDVGFSFAGFYLASAVVAQFAGRLMARWSQLTLIRLGLALCAAVTVTVALWSGRWQLFAAAGICGAANGLSTPAVNLLIARVVPSHRRGLAFGVRMSAVPGGASLAALAAYFVVGHGHDWRAVYAGYAVLCLLTIAAMGWIGPSARSSPEAPQSSAPWDGPGEARGLGLLATAGLLAASGGAVLPPFLVEGMVHGGTTPGAAAIFLAVGSWLGMGARIVVGVVSDRLPRPQLHLTGVVLSLMAGSFGMLGLALGEGAVVVGAAAVVTFGLGWAWPGLLHHAAIQMYPYHLVRTTTRLQSGTFLGGLLGPAVFGLAVTHVSFTWAWLGSSVVMAFAAVAVWGVVRRSQAVPDAERGEGSPVQKPDEPARQSDPRHD; encoded by the coding sequence ATGGCAGCCGCACCGCGAACGACGGCGCTCGTCGTCCTTCCCGGACTGGCGAGCGCCGTCATCGCCATGGTCGGCCCGCTGCCCGGCGCCCTGGTGTTCGCGATCCGCGAGGACTTCGCGTTCAGCGCCAGCGACGTGGGCTTCAGCTTCGCCGGCTTCTACCTCGCCTCGGCAGTGGTCGCCCAGTTCGCCGGGCGGCTGATGGCCAGATGGAGTCAGCTCACGCTGATCCGCCTCGGCCTCGCCCTGTGTGCCGCGGTCACCGTCACCGTCGCCCTGTGGAGCGGCCGATGGCAGCTCTTCGCGGCAGCCGGGATATGCGGGGCCGCCAACGGCCTGTCCACGCCGGCCGTCAACCTACTCATCGCCAGGGTGGTTCCCTCGCACCGACGTGGCCTCGCCTTCGGAGTGCGGATGTCGGCCGTACCGGGAGGTGCGTCGCTGGCCGCGCTGGCGGCCTACTTCGTGGTCGGCCACGGGCACGACTGGCGGGCGGTGTACGCAGGATACGCCGTTCTGTGCCTGCTCACGATTGCGGCGATGGGCTGGATCGGGCCCAGTGCCCGGTCCTCGCCCGAAGCGCCGCAGTCCTCTGCGCCCTGGGACGGCCCCGGGGAGGCTCGGGGTCTGGGACTGCTGGCGACTGCGGGTCTGTTGGCGGCCTCGGGTGGGGCGGTGCTCCCGCCGTTCCTGGTCGAGGGCATGGTGCACGGTGGAACGACGCCGGGCGCCGCGGCCATCTTTCTGGCGGTGGGGTCCTGGCTGGGCATGGGGGCGCGCATCGTCGTCGGAGTGGTCTCCGACCGGTTGCCGCGTCCGCAGCTGCATCTGACCGGTGTGGTCCTCAGCCTGATGGCCGGCAGTTTCGGGATGCTCGGCTTGGCGCTGGGGGAGGGCGCGGTCGTGGTCGGCGCGGCCGCGGTGGTGACGTTCGGTCTGGGCTGGGCGTGGCCTGGGCTACTGCACCATGCCGCGATCCAGATGTATCCGTACCACCTCGTGCGGACGACGACCCGTCTACAGTCCGGCACCTTCCTGGGCGGTCTGCTGGGCCCTGCCGTCTTCGGCCTGGCGGTCACGCATGTCTCCTTCACCTGGGCCTGGTTGGGTTCCTCCGTCGTCATGGCGTTCGCGGCCGTGGCGGTGTGGGGCGTCGTCCGCCGGTCTCAGGCCGTGCCGGATGCGGAGCGAGGCGAGGGCTCACCGGTGCAGAAGCCTGACGAGCCCGCCCGGCAGAGTGATCCACGTCACGATTGA
- a CDS encoding ABC transporter permease, giving the protein MAPDLQTRPAPEAADHPDRSTAIIRVGRAARPHWPWVLLTVVTTALVLVPVIPLQWQAWSDGADGMRRLVGMSDLQNVAVNTLTLGIGALVVGMVLGTVLALASYSMRPRLRKKLEFLPVLPMVVPSVAHVVGFVFLFSPENGYANTLLRATPFFDGASGPINVYTFEWIVVYTGTHLAAFVYLFVYTGLRNLGSDYALAARVNGAGPVRALFTITLPLLRPTLVYSSVVVFLLALGQFTGPLLLGRREGLDVVTTKMYTLSAEYPVDYQLASALGTPLLLLAIFLVIFQTRSLANQNRFVGQGASSLDNRQLTRTGSAVSACIVLAYTTIAAFLPLLAIAFVGLSPYWSGTPSFGAMTTEHFSAVLNDPQILQAVTTTLTVSLTGVAIVIPLGMLISLAIYNRDRMWRPVPAVLDLMANMPLTVPAALLGFGFLFAFSHPGIGLYGSQTSMIIAYVTIMLPYSVRYQLATIMSLGRPTLEASQVSGAHPLRTFFQVLLPLARAGIASSAAIVFVLLTHEFGVSLLLRGPTTKVLSVVLFDEYGGGTYAQVAVIALLMTVVTGLGVALAMAFGGRRALERL; this is encoded by the coding sequence ATGGCGCCTGACCTGCAGACACGTCCGGCGCCGGAGGCGGCCGACCACCCGGACCGCAGCACCGCGATAATCCGGGTGGGCCGGGCCGCCCGCCCGCACTGGCCGTGGGTCCTCCTGACGGTCGTCACCACCGCCCTGGTCCTGGTGCCGGTGATCCCCCTGCAATGGCAGGCATGGAGCGACGGCGCCGACGGCATGCGCCGCCTGGTCGGCATGTCCGACCTGCAGAACGTCGCGGTCAACACGCTGACCCTCGGGATCGGTGCGCTGGTCGTGGGCATGGTGCTCGGGACGGTGCTGGCCCTCGCGTCCTACTCGATGCGGCCGCGGCTGCGGAAGAAGCTCGAGTTCCTGCCCGTGCTGCCGATGGTGGTGCCGTCCGTCGCACACGTCGTCGGCTTTGTGTTCCTCTTCTCACCGGAGAACGGTTACGCCAACACCCTGCTGCGCGCCACGCCGTTCTTCGACGGGGCCTCAGGGCCGATCAACGTGTACACGTTTGAGTGGATCGTCGTGTACACGGGCACCCACCTGGCCGCGTTCGTCTACCTGTTCGTCTACACCGGCCTGCGCAACCTCGGCTCCGACTACGCGCTCGCCGCCCGGGTGAACGGAGCGGGCCCCGTCCGGGCACTGTTCACGATCACCCTGCCGCTGCTGCGCCCCACCCTGGTCTACTCCTCCGTGGTGGTCTTCCTCCTGGCGCTGGGCCAGTTCACCGGCCCGCTCCTGCTCGGCCGCCGCGAGGGCTTGGACGTCGTGACGACCAAGATGTACACGCTGAGCGCGGAGTACCCGGTCGACTACCAGCTCGCCTCCGCACTCGGCACGCCGCTGCTCCTGCTGGCCATCTTCCTGGTGATCTTCCAGACCCGTTCGCTGGCGAACCAGAACCGCTTCGTGGGGCAGGGTGCCTCCTCCCTCGACAACCGGCAGCTGACCCGTACGGGCAGCGCGGTGTCGGCGTGCATCGTGCTGGCGTACACGACGATCGCGGCGTTTCTGCCGCTGCTGGCCATCGCCTTCGTCGGTCTGTCGCCGTACTGGAGCGGCACGCCCTCCTTCGGCGCCATGACGACCGAGCACTTCTCGGCCGTGCTGAACGACCCGCAGATCCTGCAGGCCGTAACCACGACGCTCACTGTGTCCCTGACCGGCGTGGCGATAGTCATCCCGCTCGGCATGCTGATCTCTCTGGCCATCTACAATCGGGACCGCATGTGGCGCCCGGTGCCGGCGGTCCTCGACCTGATGGCGAACATGCCGCTGACCGTTCCGGCCGCGCTGCTCGGCTTCGGTTTCCTTTTTGCGTTCTCCCACCCGGGCATCGGCCTCTATGGCAGCCAGACAAGCATGATCATCGCGTATGTGACGATCATGCTGCCGTACTCCGTCCGCTACCAGCTGGCCACGATCATGTCGCTGGGCCGCCCGACGCTGGAGGCATCGCAGGTCAGCGGGGCGCATCCGCTGCGTACCTTCTTTCAGGTGCTGCTGCCGCTGGCCCGGGCGGGCATCGCCTCCTCGGCGGCGATCGTCTTCGTGCTGCTCACCCACGAGTTCGGCGTCTCGCTGCTGCTGCGCGGGCCGACGACCAAGGTCTTGTCCGTCGTCCTGTTCGACGAGTATGGCGGCGGCACCTACGCCCAGGTCGCGGTGATCGCCCTGCTGATGACCGTGGTGACGGGTCTCGGCGTCGCGCTGGCGATGGCGTTCGGCGGCCGCCGGGCGCTAGAGCGGCTCTGA
- a CDS encoding ABC transporter ATP-binding protein produces the protein MTTKSTAAPPTVAAEPESPAPTAKVQVSKLTKSFRRRKESVQVLHGIDLEIVDGELLVLLGPSGCGKTTLLRCLVGLERPDGGRVDLAGRTVVDADTRTFVQPNRRDVAMVFQNYALWPHMDVARNVAYPLKSRGLKNLLSGGRVEEILKLVQCDHLADRYPPELSGGQQQRVSLARALASNPGLLLLDEPLSNLDALLRIELRAQLRSLHRQLGFTGVYVTHDQEEALALGTRVAVMREGRFEQIGDPEEVYRRPATAYVADFLGARNRLEVKVDDLGTAEVDGQTLRGFFRPGMPGTYTLLFRDQDLELRGAGGNEGAAGRSWLTGGTVHEVLPGGNHNEHVVRVNGIRFWVGIPASKERYAPETDVELGIDPRHTLCYDADGKLVEGWTHGA, from the coding sequence GTGACCACAAAGAGCACCGCAGCGCCGCCCACCGTGGCAGCCGAGCCGGAAAGCCCCGCGCCGACAGCCAAGGTGCAGGTCTCGAAGCTCACCAAGAGCTTCCGCCGGCGCAAGGAGTCCGTCCAGGTCCTCCACGGCATCGACCTGGAGATCGTCGACGGTGAACTCCTCGTCCTCCTCGGGCCGAGCGGCTGCGGCAAGACCACGCTGCTGCGCTGCCTGGTGGGGCTGGAACGCCCTGACGGCGGGCGCGTGGACCTCGCCGGCCGGACCGTGGTCGACGCCGACACCCGCACCTTCGTGCAGCCCAACCGGCGCGACGTCGCCATGGTCTTCCAGAACTACGCGCTCTGGCCGCACATGGACGTCGCCCGCAACGTCGCCTACCCGCTCAAGTCGCGCGGCCTGAAGAATCTGCTGAGCGGCGGCCGCGTCGAGGAGATCCTCAAGCTCGTCCAGTGCGACCACCTCGCCGACCGCTACCCGCCCGAGCTCAGCGGCGGCCAGCAGCAGCGCGTCTCGCTGGCCCGCGCACTGGCCTCCAACCCTGGCCTGCTCCTGCTCGACGAGCCGCTCAGCAACCTGGACGCGCTGCTGCGCATCGAACTGCGCGCCCAACTCCGCTCCCTCCACCGCCAGCTGGGCTTCACCGGCGTCTACGTCACGCACGACCAGGAGGAGGCTCTGGCGCTGGGCACCCGCGTAGCCGTGATGCGCGAGGGCCGCTTCGAGCAGATCGGCGACCCCGAGGAGGTCTACCGGCGCCCCGCGACCGCGTACGTCGCCGACTTCCTCGGGGCCCGCAACCGCCTGGAGGTCAAGGTCGATGACCTCGGCACCGCCGAAGTCGACGGACAGACCCTGCGCGGCTTCTTCCGCCCCGGCATGCCCGGCACCTACACCCTCCTCTTCCGCGACCAGGACCTCGAACTGCGGGGCGCGGGCGGCAACGAAGGCGCGGCGGGCCGTTCCTGGCTCACCGGCGGTACGGTCCACGAGGTGCTGCCCGGCGGCAACCACAACGAGCACGTGGTGCGCGTCAACGGCATCCGGTTCTGGGTCGGCATCCCGGCGAGCAAGGAGCGGTACGCGCCCGAGACGGACGTCGAACTGGGGATCGACCCCCGGCACACGCTCTGTTACGACGCCGACGGCAAACTCGTGGAGGGCTGGACCCATGGCGCCTGA
- a CDS encoding MmgE/PrpD family protein: MNETLTEVLGEFAATADMGAMPHEVVDEAKRLVLDTLGCALGGVTEPKGRIGIDYGVLLGGSAGEATVFGTPRRSSPVGAAFANAELVSALDFDAVLPPGHVSPYVLPGTLAFAESGAVTGRKLIEAVAVAHEMTYRFGKAMDYVRDMTDGETKLAPVVGYACSVFGAAAAVGMVRGNPAETIAHALGIAGALSPVNSHGAWIRHAPSSTVKYTPAGPLVQAAISAALMAELGHRGDRQILDDAEFGYRRFIATARWEPSHLTDGLGTEWRFPTEATYKPYPHCRVLHAPLDALIGLVREHGIAPAEIDAIRLWGEGWIKEPVWLNNRIEHVQDAQFSIAHGLAAGAHDLPPSRAWQAPEFVFGDSVLGLMNKVTFEVHPEYTAQLAQHPSARPTRIEVDARGTTYAAERSFPKGSPSPDPDTTMTTDELAAKFRANADGVLTDADTEALIEGVLGLDKAEDVRPLLRQAAGRPD, from the coding sequence ATGAACGAGACTCTCACCGAGGTACTCGGCGAGTTCGCCGCCACCGCCGACATGGGCGCCATGCCGCACGAGGTCGTGGACGAGGCCAAGCGGCTGGTCCTGGACACTCTCGGCTGCGCACTGGGTGGTGTCACCGAACCCAAGGGCCGGATCGGCATCGACTACGGCGTGCTGCTGGGCGGTTCGGCGGGCGAGGCCACGGTGTTCGGCACACCCCGCCGCTCGTCTCCCGTGGGCGCGGCCTTCGCGAACGCCGAGCTCGTCAGTGCGCTCGACTTCGACGCCGTGCTGCCCCCGGGCCATGTCTCGCCGTACGTCCTTCCCGGGACCCTGGCGTTCGCCGAGAGCGGCGCCGTCACCGGCAGGAAGCTGATCGAAGCGGTCGCGGTCGCCCACGAGATGACCTACCGCTTCGGCAAGGCCATGGACTACGTCCGCGACATGACGGACGGCGAGACGAAACTCGCCCCCGTCGTCGGCTACGCCTGCTCGGTGTTCGGCGCCGCCGCCGCGGTGGGTATGGTCCGTGGCAACCCCGCGGAGACCATCGCCCACGCGCTCGGCATCGCCGGGGCCCTCTCACCGGTTAACTCCCACGGTGCCTGGATACGTCACGCCCCGAGCTCGACCGTCAAGTACACCCCGGCCGGACCACTGGTGCAGGCCGCCATCAGCGCGGCGCTGATGGCGGAGCTCGGGCACCGGGGCGACCGGCAGATCCTGGACGACGCCGAGTTCGGCTACCGGCGCTTCATCGCCACCGCGCGCTGGGAGCCGTCCCATCTCACCGACGGGCTGGGCACCGAATGGCGCTTCCCGACGGAGGCGACGTACAAGCCCTACCCCCACTGCCGGGTGCTGCACGCGCCGCTCGATGCCCTGATCGGGCTCGTGCGCGAGCACGGCATCGCCCCCGCGGAGATCGATGCGATCCGGCTGTGGGGCGAGGGGTGGATCAAGGAGCCGGTCTGGCTGAACAACCGCATCGAGCACGTGCAGGACGCGCAGTTCAGCATTGCGCACGGGCTCGCCGCCGGCGCCCATGACCTGCCGCCCAGCCGGGCCTGGCAGGCCCCGGAGTTCGTCTTCGGCGACTCGGTACTCGGCCTGATGAACAAGGTCACCTTCGAGGTCCACCCCGAGTACACGGCGCAGCTCGCGCAGCACCCGTCGGCCCGGCCCACCCGCATCGAGGTCGACGCCCGCGGTACGACCTACGCCGCCGAGCGCAGCTTTCCCAAGGGCAGTCCCTCGCCCGACCCGGACACCACGATGACGACGGACGAGCTGGCTGCCAAGTTCCGGGCCAACGCCGACGGCGTGCTCACCGACGCGGACACCGAGGCCCTGATCGAGGGCGTCCTCGGGCTCGACAAGGCCGAAGACGTCCGGCCGCTGCTGCGCCAGGCCGCCGGCCGACCGGACTGA
- a CDS encoding ABC transporter substrate-binding protein yields MKHTSVRRTAAALAVLLSASGLTACGGGAQGTAVKGPWKDVVAAAEEEGAVSFYSVMPGAQNKRLVDAFEKEYPEITVNLTRGAGELPARVESEIKSKSEGADVFLYSDPAWFSNQKGAFLEADGPSLKGWNDDAWAVKSKVIIPSAYPYSMFVWNKKIFPKGFKKWEDTVDPSVKGKLGLRTDVTTSLAGYLDFQEKELGEEHLVKSGKLSPKFYPSVVTMTQAVASGEIGVTNASIPSTVKELQAQGAPIEATVPDPSYWIEWGAAALNKTQRPNSARVFLDFMMSEKGQAAINGDGFGAAGRDGVEGTIEPAEDAAMLDSSSYTPERIEESNRKFKKWFH; encoded by the coding sequence ATGAAGCACACTTCAGTGCGGCGTACAGCCGCAGCGCTGGCCGTTCTGCTGAGTGCCAGTGGGCTGACGGCGTGCGGCGGCGGTGCCCAGGGCACGGCGGTCAAGGGTCCGTGGAAGGACGTGGTCGCGGCCGCCGAGGAGGAGGGCGCCGTCAGCTTCTACTCGGTGATGCCCGGCGCGCAGAACAAGCGCCTCGTCGACGCCTTCGAGAAGGAGTACCCGGAGATCACCGTCAACCTCACCCGCGGTGCGGGTGAGCTGCCGGCGCGGGTCGAGTCGGAGATCAAGTCGAAGTCGGAGGGCGCCGACGTCTTCCTCTACAGCGACCCGGCCTGGTTCTCCAACCAGAAGGGCGCCTTCCTCGAGGCCGACGGTCCGTCGCTCAAGGGCTGGAACGACGACGCCTGGGCGGTGAAGAGCAAGGTGATCATTCCCTCCGCCTACCCCTACTCGATGTTCGTGTGGAACAAGAAGATTTTCCCCAAGGGCTTCAAGAAGTGGGAAGACACCGTCGATCCCTCGGTCAAGGGCAAGCTCGGCCTGCGCACCGACGTCACCACGTCGCTCGCCGGCTACCTGGACTTCCAGGAGAAGGAGCTGGGCGAGGAACATCTGGTCAAGAGCGGCAAGCTCAGCCCCAAGTTCTACCCCTCGGTCGTCACGATGACGCAGGCCGTCGCCTCGGGAGAGATCGGCGTGACCAACGCCTCCATCCCCTCCACGGTGAAGGAGCTGCAGGCCCAGGGCGCGCCGATCGAGGCGACCGTCCCCGATCCCAGCTACTGGATCGAGTGGGGGGCGGCGGCCCTCAACAAGACGCAGCGGCCCAACTCCGCACGCGTCTTCCTCGACTTCATGATGTCCGAGAAGGGCCAGGCCGCGATCAACGGCGACGGCTTCGGCGCCGCCGGGCGCGACGGCGTCGAGGGCACCATCGAGCCGGCCGAGGACGCGGCGATGCTCGACTCCTCCTCGTACACCCCGGAGCGCATCGAGGAGTCCAACAGGAAGTTCAAGAAGTGGTTCCACTGA
- a CDS encoding CaiB/BaiF CoA transferase family protein: MQHLPLKGIRVLEFGGYIAAPYASSMLCALGADVIKIEKTGDGEDFRRGVDNRSSYFIQYNAGKRSFAVDLKSPEGLEAVKALLPSADVVLENMRPGKLAALGLGEEECRAKRPDLVYASASGFGDGGALRSRPAYDTIGQAFGGLYTVLGEAGRPALTGSCLADLITGVTALTGVLAALVGRAATGNGQRVETSMMEAVSTLTIDAMTQYFDNGHEDPACGSRHPQAQNFCLKTAVGDDIALHLSSSQKFWLALLEAMDRADLADDPRFTTYNLRMEHYTELVEIVEAEFVARTSAEWEKRLTQADVPFAPVLTMSGFIEHPQTQWLELVEPERDGLSLLRPPWRFDGTRPERPGKAPLVGEHTWELASEVYDEARVKALLDSGVLFAGV, from the coding sequence ATGCAGCACCTGCCTCTCAAGGGCATCCGAGTCCTGGAGTTCGGGGGATACATAGCCGCCCCCTATGCGAGTTCCATGCTGTGCGCCTTGGGCGCCGACGTGATCAAGATCGAGAAGACGGGGGACGGTGAGGACTTCCGGCGGGGCGTCGACAACCGCAGCTCCTATTTCATCCAGTACAACGCCGGCAAGCGCAGTTTCGCCGTCGATCTCAAGAGCCCCGAGGGCCTTGAGGCCGTGAAGGCCCTGCTCCCGAGCGCCGATGTGGTGTTGGAAAACATGCGGCCGGGCAAGCTGGCCGCCCTAGGACTGGGGGAGGAGGAGTGCCGCGCGAAGCGGCCCGACCTCGTCTACGCCTCCGCGTCAGGGTTCGGCGACGGCGGCGCGCTGCGCTCCCGGCCCGCCTACGACACCATCGGCCAGGCCTTCGGCGGCCTGTACACGGTCCTCGGGGAGGCTGGGCGCCCGGCGCTGACCGGTTCCTGTCTCGCTGACCTCATCACCGGCGTCACCGCCTTGACCGGAGTGCTGGCCGCCCTGGTCGGGCGGGCTGCGACCGGGAACGGGCAGCGCGTGGAGACCTCGATGATGGAAGCGGTCAGCACCCTCACGATCGACGCCATGACGCAGTACTTCGACAACGGCCATGAGGACCCCGCCTGCGGCAGTCGCCATCCACAGGCGCAGAACTTCTGCCTCAAGACGGCAGTCGGCGACGACATCGCCCTGCACCTGTCGTCCTCGCAGAAGTTCTGGCTCGCCCTCCTGGAGGCCATGGACCGCGCGGACCTCGCGGACGACCCGCGCTTCACGACCTACAACCTGCGGATGGAGCACTACACCGAGCTCGTGGAGATCGTCGAGGCGGAGTTCGTTGCCAGGACGTCCGCCGAGTGGGAGAAGCGGCTCACCCAGGCTGACGTGCCCTTCGCTCCGGTGCTCACCATGTCGGGCTTCATTGAGCACCCCCAGACCCAGTGGCTGGAGTTGGTGGAACCGGAGCGCGACGGCCTGTCCCTGCTGCGTCCGCCGTGGCGGTTCGACGGCACCCGGCCCGAGCGCCCCGGCAAGGCTCCCCTGGTTGGGGAGCACACCTGGGAGCTTGCCTCGGAGGTGTACGACGAGGCGCGCGTTAAAGCCCTGCTCGACTCCGGAGTGCTCTTCGCGGGCGTCTGA
- a CDS encoding SDR family NAD(P)-dependent oxidoreductase has product MRGQRIAGKVALVVGAGQSEGATVGNGRAAALLMAREGAAVVAVDRNEASAEETAKAIADEGGRALAVRADVTSEADIEAAVTACVDAYGRLDILHNNVGVAAAAAGDAPVTEIEPEAFSRIVAVNLRGMVLTCKHALPVMREQGSGVIINIASNAVLINYPNVGYRTSKAGVLSLTEHVAAANAAYGIRANAVLPGLMETPMAVEPRMRKSGARREEVVAERNARVPLRHPGGTAWDVARAALFLASDEAAFITGASLVVDGGQSLMAG; this is encoded by the coding sequence ATGAGGGGGCAACGAATAGCCGGCAAAGTGGCTCTGGTGGTGGGCGCAGGGCAGTCGGAGGGGGCCACGGTCGGCAACGGCCGGGCCGCCGCACTGCTGATGGCCCGCGAAGGCGCCGCAGTGGTCGCGGTCGACCGGAACGAGGCCTCCGCGGAGGAGACCGCGAAGGCGATCGCCGATGAAGGCGGCCGGGCGCTGGCCGTGAGGGCCGACGTCACCAGCGAGGCCGACATCGAAGCAGCGGTCACTGCCTGCGTCGACGCCTATGGCCGCCTGGACATCCTGCACAACAACGTCGGCGTGGCAGCCGCTGCGGCCGGCGATGCGCCGGTCACCGAGATCGAGCCCGAGGCATTCTCCCGCATCGTGGCCGTCAATCTGCGGGGCATGGTGCTCACCTGCAAGCACGCCCTGCCCGTCATGCGGGAGCAGGGCAGCGGCGTGATCATCAACATCGCCTCCAACGCGGTGCTCATCAACTACCCGAACGTCGGCTACCGCACCTCGAAGGCCGGCGTGCTGTCCCTGACCGAACACGTGGCCGCCGCCAACGCCGCATACGGCATCCGCGCCAACGCGGTGCTGCCGGGGCTGATGGAGACCCCGATGGCGGTCGAGCCCCGCATGCGGAAGTCGGGGGCCCGCAGGGAGGAGGTGGTTGCCGAACGCAATGCCCGCGTACCTCTGCGGCATCCCGGCGGGACGGCCTGGGACGTTGCCCGCGCCGCGTTGTTCCTTGCTTCCGACGAGGCCGCTTTCATCACGGGGGCTTCCCTCGTGGTCGATGGCGGTCAGAGCCTCATGGCGGGCTGA
- a CDS encoding acyl-CoA dehydrogenase family protein: protein MGRLCETEGLTDVQEEILRTVRSYVDTKILPVASQYDRKDEYPAEIVEGLKGLGIFGLTIDEEYGGLGESLLTYALVVEELSRGWMSISGIINTHFILAYMISRHGTEEQKRSYLPRMATGEIRGAFSMSEPDCGSDVSAIKTKAVKGADGTYTIDGQKMWLTNGASANLVAVLVKTDEGQDAPHRNMTTFLVEKKEGFGETAQGVTVPGKIEKMGYKGVDTTELLFDGHRIGADRILGGTSGKGFYHMMDGVEVGRVNVAARAVGVAHRAYELAVEYSQLRETFGKKIAQHQAVLFRLAEMATKTEAGHQMMVRAARKKDSGERNDLEAGMAKYLASEYCAQVVEGSFRIHGGYGYSKEYEIERLYREAPMLLIGEGTADIQRMIIGRRLLENHKSQG, encoded by the coding sequence ATGGGCCGCCTCTGCGAGACCGAGGGCCTCACCGACGTACAGGAGGAGATCCTCCGGACTGTCCGCAGTTACGTGGACACCAAGATCCTCCCCGTCGCCTCCCAGTACGACCGCAAGGACGAGTACCCGGCCGAGATCGTCGAGGGTCTGAAGGGCCTGGGCATCTTCGGACTCACCATCGACGAGGAGTACGGCGGCCTGGGCGAGTCCCTGCTCACCTACGCCCTCGTGGTCGAGGAGCTTTCCCGCGGCTGGATGAGCATCTCCGGCATCATCAACACCCACTTCATCCTCGCTTACATGATCTCCCGTCACGGCACCGAGGAGCAGAAGCGCTCCTACCTGCCGCGCATGGCCACCGGCGAGATCCGCGGGGCGTTCTCCATGTCCGAACCCGACTGCGGCTCGGATGTCTCGGCCATCAAGACCAAGGCGGTCAAGGGCGCCGATGGCACGTACACCATCGACGGCCAGAAGATGTGGCTGACCAACGGCGCCTCGGCGAACCTGGTGGCCGTGCTGGTCAAGACCGATGAGGGACAGGACGCCCCGCACCGGAACATGACCACCTTCCTCGTGGAGAAGAAGGAGGGCTTCGGTGAGACGGCACAGGGCGTCACCGTCCCCGGCAAGATCGAGAAGATGGGCTACAAGGGCGTCGACACGACCGAGCTGCTCTTCGACGGCCACCGCATCGGCGCCGACCGCATCCTGGGCGGCACCAGTGGCAAGGGCTTCTACCACATGATGGACGGCGTCGAGGTCGGCCGCGTCAACGTCGCCGCCCGGGCCGTCGGTGTCGCCCACCGTGCCTACGAACTGGCCGTCGAATACAGCCAGCTGCGGGAGACATTCGGCAAGAAGATCGCCCAGCATCAGGCCGTGCTGTTCCGCCTTGCGGAGATGGCTACCAAGACCGAGGCCGGGCACCAGATGATGGTCCGCGCCGCCCGCAAGAAGGACTCCGGGGAGCGCAACGACCTCGAAGCCGGCATGGCCAAGTACCTCGCCTCCGAATACTGCGCCCAGGTCGTCGAGGGCTCCTTCCGCATCCATGGCGGCTACGGATACTCCAAGGAGTACGAGATCGAGCGGCTCTACCGCGAGGCGCCGATGCTGCTGATCGGTGAGGGCACCGCGGACATCCAGCGCATGATCATCGGCCGCCGCCTGCTGGAGAACCACAAGAGCCAGGGCTGA